The Syntrophorhabdaceae bacterium genomic interval AAAAATACCTAACCTAAAAAGAGGGCGGCACAGCATTCAGTGTATATTGCCGCTTCCTCACGCTCACGATACCTTTCTGCACGAGGCTCTTTATCATCCGCGATACGGTTTCCCGTGAACAACCGCAGGAACTGGCTATCTCGATCTGCGTAGGCCCCTTTTCTATGATGACATAATCTTTTACCTTCACCCCCGTCTTCTCGCCGACACCGAGAAGATACTTTAAAATCCTTCCTTCCACGCTGAGGAAGGCAAGCCATTTGATCCTCTCGTCTGCCTCGCGAAGCCTCCTGGAAAGAACCCTTAAAATGGCGATGGTAATTGTGGGGTTCTCCATGAGGAGCCTGGTAAACTCGTGTCTCCTGATAATGAGCAACTCTGAGCTTTCAAGGGTAATCACGTTTGCAGACCGTGGTAATTCGTCAATCAGGGCAAGTTCACCAAAAAAACCGTCCCTGCCGATGGCAGCCAGTATGTATTCCCTGCCGTCTTCATCATAGAGGCAGACCTTCACCTGCCCCTTGAGGACAATATAAAGGGAATCTCCCTTTTCACCTTCCTGAAAAACGACCTCCCCCCGGGCATAGGTGTTGATATAGATAATCCTTGAAATGACCTCGATATCTTTCTCGTTAAGCGTAGAGAAAAGGCTCACGCTCTTTAAATTATCCATGTATCGTCTCATCATCGTATCATCACCTCGCGGGCGCTAAGAACCGAATATTACTTCAAGGTCCTTGAGCGCTTCCTTTACTTTCCTACCAGAAATACCGCCCTGCGCAATCTGAGGTCCTCCGCCACCTTTACCGCCATATCGCTCCGAAATCCTCTTTACAATCTTACCAGCATTATACACACCCTGTAAATCTTTCGTTACAGCAAGAACGATTAACCCCTTATCCTCTTCCTGTGAACCGACAATCGCTATACAGCTCTTTACTTTACCGCGAATAATATCCGTGACCTTTCTCAGTTCCTCTGCGCCGGCATTTGGCACAAAGAGTGAAACGACCTTTGTTCCGTCTTTTTCAAAGACCTCCTGCAAGGCCTCCTCGACCCTGTGTGATACGATCTCTTCTTTCAGCCGTTCAACCTCTTTTCCCCGCTTCTCGAGGTCACTCACGATCGACTCCACCTTTTCACGGACCCGCTCAACCTCCGTATTGGACAGCCCGGCAATGGCCTTCAGCGTCTTTTCCATTTTCCTCTTATAGAGGATCGCCGCCCTGCCGGTCACCGCTTCTATTCTCCTGATGCCTGACGCGAGAGAGCCTTCGCTTATGATGTAAAAACTGCCTATCTCACCGGTATTTTTTACATGTGTACCACCGCAGAGCTCCATGCTGAAATCGCCTATCCTGATAACTCGCACCTTCTCACCGTACTT includes:
- a CDS encoding Crp/Fnr family transcriptional regulator, with translation MDNLKSVSLFSTLNEKDIEVISRIIYINTYARGEVVFQEGEKGDSLYIVLKGQVKVCLYDEDGREYILAAIGRDGFFGELALIDELPRSANVITLESSELLIIRRHEFTRLLMENPTITIAILRVLSRRLREADERIKWLAFLSVEGRILKYLLGVGEKTGVKVKDYVIIEKGPTQIEIASSCGCSRETVSRMIKSLVQKGIVSVRKRQYTLNAVPPSF